The following are encoded in a window of Bradyrhizobium guangdongense genomic DNA:
- a CDS encoding CaiB/BaiF CoA transferase family protein, producing MLDKSAPTSSVRTSGPLAGFRIVEFAGIGPGPFACMMLADMGADVVTLDRVGAKKSMKSVAGRGRKVIELDLKDKAAIAQALDLLANADALVEGFRPGVMERLGLGPDVVLARNPKLVYGRMTGWGQEGPLANAAGHDINYISITGALAAIGPAEAPVPPLNLVGDFGGGALYLVVGVLAALLEASKSGKGQVVDAAMCDGAASLMSFFFDMKTLGRWTEGRNRNFLDGGAHFYGVYECACGHFVSIGSIEPQFYALLRQHAGLTDADFDAQMDPKAWPALKEKLKAVFKSKTREDWCKIMEGTDICFAPVLTMSEATEHPHMVARNVFIERHGVKQPAPAPRFSRTPSMAREPETAEIAAVMKAWKAAK from the coding sequence GTGCTCGACAAATCAGCCCCCACATCGTCCGTCCGAACCTCCGGCCCGCTCGCGGGCTTCCGAATCGTCGAGTTCGCCGGCATCGGACCCGGCCCGTTCGCCTGCATGATGCTGGCCGACATGGGCGCCGACGTCGTCACGCTCGACCGCGTCGGCGCGAAGAAGAGCATGAAGTCGGTCGCGGGCCGCGGCCGCAAGGTGATCGAGCTCGACCTGAAGGACAAGGCGGCGATCGCGCAAGCGCTCGACCTCCTCGCCAATGCCGATGCGCTGGTTGAGGGTTTTCGTCCCGGGGTGATGGAGCGGCTCGGGCTCGGGCCTGACGTCGTGCTCGCGCGCAATCCAAAGCTCGTCTACGGCCGCATGACCGGCTGGGGCCAGGAAGGCCCACTGGCCAATGCCGCCGGCCACGACATCAACTACATCTCAATCACCGGCGCGCTGGCCGCGATCGGCCCTGCTGAAGCGCCGGTGCCGCCGCTCAATCTGGTCGGCGATTTCGGCGGCGGGGCGCTCTATCTCGTCGTGGGCGTGCTCGCAGCACTGCTGGAAGCATCAAAGTCCGGCAAAGGCCAGGTGGTCGACGCCGCCATGTGCGACGGCGCAGCGTCGTTGATGTCTTTCTTCTTCGACATGAAGACGCTGGGACGCTGGACCGAGGGCCGCAACCGGAATTTTCTCGACGGCGGCGCGCATTTCTATGGGGTCTACGAATGCGCCTGCGGGCATTTCGTGTCGATCGGTTCGATCGAGCCGCAGTTCTATGCGCTGTTGCGCCAGCATGCCGGTCTGACGGATGCGGATTTCGACGCGCAGATGGACCCGAAGGCCTGGCCGGCGCTGAAGGAGAAGCTGAAGGCCGTGTTCAAGAGCAAGACGCGCGAGGACTGGTGCAAGATCATGGAAGGCACCGACATCTGCTTCGCGCCTGTTCTGACCATGTCGGAAGCGACCGAGCATCCGCATATGGTCGCGCGCAACGTCTTCATCGAGCGCCACGGCGTGAAGCAACCCGCGCCGGCACCAAGGTTCTCGCGCACGCCGTCGATGGCGCGCGAGCCGGAGACGGCGGAGATTGCGGCGGTGATGAAGGCGTGGAAGGCTGCGAAGTAG